AACAGAATCTGGAGGGGAAGTGGATCTGCATGgattatgatttatgctttattttagaatggagggatgatgatgaataagaaacgttgccatttttttatttattaattataaatgtaaaagtaaaaaaatgaaagatagggaacaaaatatttgaatgcaaaaacgtccttttattaatgattttaacattgaaaaacaacaaatgaGGCCCTACATGTGTTCACTGTGTCTTGGGCAGAACAcaggaattattgcatgataaacAGAAACAAACAGTATTACTTTTGATCAAGAGCAATTGAGATGATGTCTTCAGATGACCAGTTGAGAAGCTTCTGTCCCGGGACACACGACTTGATCCAttcttcaatgtcataatcactatcCATATCATCATCAGCAGCGCAAATATGATCCTTGACGATGCCAGCACTAGAGAACTTGATCGGAACGAAGGTTCCGGGCTTCTTGGAGGCCTCATTAGATGAACTCTGACCCAACTGATATCCAATCCCACATTTATCCTGCTTGATTGGTAGATCCAAGACTCGGCCCCATCCTTCAGGATGACCAGATTCAACCACAGCTTTAGCTTCCTTTAGTGAAGACATGGGAGCCTCCAACTTCTTATTGTCAACATAAGGGATCTTGATAGTCTGGACAGCCTCAAAGGCTTGGCAAGGCGTCTCGTGGACCTCTCCTTCCACATCAATATACCTGAAAGATGCAAGATGGCTTACCACGTGTTCTTCCTCCCCACATATTGTGACTATCTTTCCTTGAGTCGCGAATTTGAGTTTTTGATGCAATGTGGAAGTcacggccccagcagcatggatccatggaCGTCCCAGGAGACAACTGTAAGACGGGTGGATATCCATCACAAAGAAGGTAATAGTGAAAAGCTGAGGGCCTATCATTATTGGCAAGTCAACCTCCCCAAATACTGATCTCTTTGACCCATCAAAGGCTCTCACTGTCAATTCACTCGGCCTTATCTCGACACCAGGATAATCTAGCCTCATCAAAGACGACTTCGGTAATACATTCAGAGAAGATCCATTATCCACGAGAACACGAGATAACATAGTCCCTTTACATTCCACTGATATATGCAAAGCTCTATTGTGGTTTCTACCTTCGGAGGGCAAGTCTGCATCAGTGAATCCCAGTCCATTACCAGCATTGATGTTTGACACCACTCCTTCAAGTTGATTCACTGGGATTTCCGGAGGAACAAAGGCAGCACTTAAAAGTCTCAACAAAGCATTTCGATGTGTCTCCGAACACAAGAGCAACTGCAAAATCgaaacctttgattgagtttgactCAGTTGGTCAACCACTTTATATTCACTCTTCTTGATGATCTttaggaactcttccatctctttggCCACAGTGTCTTCAGAGTTAGAGCTTTGCCCCTGATCCACTGTATCTTCTACCACTCTTTTCCCTTTTGCTTGAGCTAAAGCTTCTGCATTGTCATCGCGAGTATTCTGGGGAGGATTGAAAATACGACCACTTCTTGTCATTCTTCCAATtccaacaacattatcaacatcttctttctcaaccGGTGCTTTAATCTCGTACTTGGCCCCTTGGTAGAAAACTTCTCCACCATAATTCCATGGGATTGCTTTTTCACTAGTATATGGGATGGGACCAGGCAACGTGATGACCAAAGGCGGCGCTCTGGCAGGAATCGGGATCTTAGTAGGAGTATACGGGATGGATAGCACGTTGATTTCATTCTTGACTGACTTTGGATGTCGCACATGCTCAAACTGTAGATACCCACTATCTATCAACTGTTGAATCCCACCTTTCACCTTGTCACAAACTGAGGAGGTGACCATACAATCAGTACAGAATTCTCCACAACCAGCGTATAGTCTCATCCTCAATAATTCCTTCTTCAATAATGGCAACAACGATCCCAATTCGATAACATCCTTGACCAAGTAAATGTCTTCAACAATATCGATGGCATTTGCGGCATGAGTTCCATGGGGAGGCATAGGGTTCTGTACAACGTTAGGTTCTTGAGTAGGGGTGAACTCAATAGCTTTTGAATCAAGCAGATCCTGTACTTTATGCATGAATCCTATGCAATGTTCAATATCATGCCCAGCAGCCCCATAATGAAACTCACAGTGGGCATTAGCATCATAGTTAGGAGGAAGCTTAGCAGGTGGAGGGCCCATGGTACGAAGTTGCACCAAGTCCCCATGTAAGAGATGAGCGAGTAATTGTGCATATGTCATAGGTATGGGATCAAAAATTCTTGGTGGCCTCGACTTTTGCTGATACTGACGCGGGGGATGCCTCTGCTGTTGCTGTGGTTGTTGTTGAAGAGGAGTACTCGGTATGGTCACAGCGGCCACCTGTTGATAAACATGGCTTTTACCTTTACCATAGTAAGCAGCACTCGTTTCGCCTTCTCTCTTCTTAGCAAATCCGTTATATGGTTTCTTCCCTCCTGCCCCAGAAGAGGAACTAGCAGCACTTGGATTCTGTATTCTACCAGCCTTAATTCCACTTTCAATTCGCTCACCAATCATAACCAACTCGGCAAAACTTGAGGATGCATAGCAGGCGGAGTAGTATTGGCCCTCCAGAGTGTTGGTGAACAAGTCCATCATCTCTCTTTCCAACATTGGTGGCTGGACCCTAGCCGCCAACTCGCGCCATTTTTgcgcatattctttgaaggactcATTAGCTTTCTGGGCTAGATTCTGTAACTGAGTGTGATTTGGTGCCATGTCAACATTATACTGATACTGCCTTATGAAAGCATCAACCAGGTCCCTCCAACTTTGGATATTAGCTCTCTCCAATCTCATATaccattccaaggatgccccagtcaggctatcttggaagaagtgcatC
The Vicia villosa cultivar HV-30 ecotype Madison, WI linkage group LG6, Vvil1.0, whole genome shotgun sequence genome window above contains:
- the LOC131613153 gene encoding uncharacterized protein LOC131613153: MDQLRDDLIQMRIQVTAQMAQFMEVMQNMADRQEELRIRMDTVAQVVADPPQRNPADIRVNGEPVIGGPGVIPPAANQGNPRGPPQPTLEGQTTQQIRRAAAIPVLEEDRHEDLFPESEWGFPQDAGRMFRGLEERMRAMEGQGLGMDINDLGLAPGVRVPPKFKVPDFEKYKGNTCPKTHVRAYYRKMHVYSEDEGLLMHFFQDSLTGASLEWYMRLERANIQSWRDLVDAFIRQYQYNVDMAPNHTQLQNLAQKANESFKEYAQKWRELAARVQPPMLEREMMDLFTNTLEGQYYSACYASSSFAELVMIGERIESGIKAGRIQNPSAASSSSGAGGKKPYNGFAKKREGETSAAYYGKGKSHVYQQVAAVTIPSTPLQQQPQQQQRHPPRQYQQKSRPPRIFDPIPMTYAQLLAHLLHGDLVQLRTMGPPPAKLPPNYDANAHCEFHYGAAGHDIEHCIGFMHKVQDLLDSKAIEFTPTQEPNVVQNPMPPHGTHAANAIDIVEDIYLVKDVIELGSLLPLLKKELLRMRLYAGCGEFCTDCMVTSSVCDKVKGGIQQLIDSGYLQFEHVRHPKSVKNEINVLSIPYTPTKIPIPARAPPLVITLPGPIPYTSEKAIPWNYGGEVFYQGAKYEIKAPVEKEDVDNVVGIGRMTRSGRIFNPPQNTRDDNAEALAQAKGKRVVEDTVDQGQSSNSEDTVAKEMEEFLKIIKKSEYKVVDQLSQTQSKVSILQLLLCSETHRNALLRLLSAAFVPPEIPVNQLEGVVSNINAGNGLGFTDADLPSEGRNHNRALHISVECKGTMLSRVLVDNGSSLNVLPKSSLMRLDYPGVEIRPSELTVRAFDGSKRSVFGEVDLPIMIGPQLFTITFFVMDIHPSYSCLLGRPWIHAAGAVTSTLHQKLKFATQGKIVTICGEEEHVVSHLASFRYIDVEGEVHETPCQAFEAVQTIKIPYVDNKKLEAPMSSLKEAKAVVESGHPEGWGRVLDLPIKQDKCGIGYQLGQSSSNEASKKPGTFVPIKFSSAGIVKDHICAADDDMDSDYDIEEWIKSCVPGQKLLNWSSEDIISIALDQK